A region of Clarias gariepinus isolate MV-2021 ecotype Netherlands chromosome 25, CGAR_prim_01v2, whole genome shotgun sequence DNA encodes the following proteins:
- the LOC128512761 gene encoding gamma-crystallin M2-like isoform X2, translating to MARIIFYEDRNFMGRSYECSSDCSDMSSYLSRCHSCKVERGCWMVYDRPNFMGNQYFIKRGEYPDYMSMWGWGNNCIRSCRMIPMYRGSYRMRMYERENYMGQMMDVTEDCDSIMDRYHWSDGCHSCHVMDGHWLMYEQPHYRGRMWYFRPGEYRSFRETMGMSGMRFMSMRRIMDSWY from the exons ATGGCCAGG ATCATCTTCTACGAGGACAGGAACTTCATGGGTCGCTCCTACGAGTGCAGCAGCGACTGTTCCGACATGTCCTCCTACCTGAGTCGCTGCCACTCGTGCAAGGTCGAGAGAGGCTGCTGGATGGTGTACGATCGCCCCAACTTCATGGGAAACCAGTACTTCATCAAGAGGGGCGAGTACCCCGACTACATGAGCATGTGGGGCTGGGGCAACAACTGCATCAGGTCCTGCCGCATGATTCCAATG TACAGGGGATCCTACAGAATGAGGATGTACGAGAGGGAGAACTACATGGGCCAGATGATGGACGTGACTGAGGACTGTGACTCCATCATGGATCGCTATCACTGGTCAGATGGATGCCACTCGTGCCACGTCATGGACGGCCACTGGCTCATGTACGAGCAACCTCACTACCGGGGCAGGATGTGGTACTTCAGGCCTGGGGAGTACCGCAGCTTCAGGGAGACGATGGGAATGAGCGGAATGAGGTTCATGAGCATGAGGCGCATCATGGATTCCTGGTATTAA
- the LOC128512761 gene encoding gamma-crystallin M2-like isoform X1 translates to MLPNKQIIFYEDRNFMGRSYECSSDCSDMSSYLSRCHSCKVERGCWMVYDRPNFMGNQYFIKRGEYPDYMSMWGWGNNCIRSCRMIPMYRGSYRMRMYERENYMGQMMDVTEDCDSIMDRYHWSDGCHSCHVMDGHWLMYEQPHYRGRMWYFRPGEYRSFRETMGMSGMRFMSMRRIMDSWY, encoded by the exons ATGTTACCCAACAAACAGATCATCTTCTACGAGGACAGGAACTTCATGGGTCGCTCCTACGAGTGCAGCAGCGACTGTTCCGACATGTCCTCCTACCTGAGTCGCTGCCACTCGTGCAAGGTCGAGAGAGGCTGCTGGATGGTGTACGATCGCCCCAACTTCATGGGAAACCAGTACTTCATCAAGAGGGGCGAGTACCCCGACTACATGAGCATGTGGGGCTGGGGCAACAACTGCATCAGGTCCTGCCGCATGATTCCAATG TACAGGGGATCCTACAGAATGAGGATGTACGAGAGGGAGAACTACATGGGCCAGATGATGGACGTGACTGAGGACTGTGACTCCATCATGGATCGCTATCACTGGTCAGATGGATGCCACTCGTGCCACGTCATGGACGGCCACTGGCTCATGTACGAGCAACCTCACTACCGGGGCAGGATGTGGTACTTCAGGCCTGGGGAGTACCGCAGCTTCAGGGAGACGATGGGAATGAGCGGAATGAGGTTCATGAGCATGAGGCGCATCATGGATTCCTGGTATTAA